From the Streptomyces sp. NBC_01216 genome, the window GGGCGCCCGGCTCGTACGCGTCCAGCGCGCCCAGCTCGATGGCCCGCTTGCGCTTGGCCTCGTCACGGCTGGTGGCGAAGACCCGTAGCCCGGCGGCCTTGCCGAGGGCGATCGCGGCGGTGGCGACCCCGCCTCCCGCACCCTGTACGAGGACCGAGTCACCGGGCCGGACGCCCGCGTTGGTGAAGAGCATGCGGTACGCGGTGAGCCAGGCCGTCGGAAGGCAGGCGGCCTCCTCGAAGGAGAGCTCCCGGGGCTTGGGCAGGACGTTCCAGGAGGGCACCGTGACCCGCTCGGCGAACGTGCCCTGGTAGCGCTCGGTCAGGATGGACCGGGGTTCGTCGGGCCCGACGCCGTGGCCGGTCTGGCCGATCACGGAGTGCAGCACGACCTCGTTGCCGTGTTCGTCGATGCCGGCGGCGTCGCAGCCGAGGATCATCGGCAGCTTCTCCTCGGGCAGTCCGACCCCGCGCAGCGACCAGAGGTCGTGGTGGTTCAGCGAGGCGGCCTTGACGGTGACGGTGGTCCAGCCGGGACGCACCTCGGGCTCGGGGCGCTCGCCGAGTTCGAGGCCGTCGAGGGGCCGGTCGCGGTCGATTCGGGCGGCGTAGGCAGCGAACATGGCCCTGACATTAAGGGCCGCGCTTGCGTGGCGGAACCACGCACTCGTGTGACGCATGTCCCTCGGCGGCCGGCCCCCGGGAAGCGGGGCGGCGGGCCCGCGGGGGCTCGGAGCGACCGGGCCGACAGGGGGCTCGGGCGACCGCCGGCACGGGCGGGCCGGGCGGCGCCGCGCCCTCCCGTACGGCGACACGCCCGCCCACACGCGTGAGGGCCCGCCTCCGATGGGAGTGAACCGGGGGCGGGCCCTCAGGTGACGCTGTGCGCCGGCCGGGTCAGCGGCGGGCGACGCCCTCGGCGCGCGCGGCGGCGGCGACCGCGACGGTGACCGCCGGGGCGACACGCTCGTCGAACGGCGACGGGATGACGTAGTCGGCGGCGAGCTGATCGCCGACGACGTCCGCCAGCGCGTTCGCGGCGGCGATCTTCATGCCCTCGGTGATCCGGGAGGCCCGGACCTGGAGGGCGCCCGCGAAGATGCCGGGGAAGGCGAGGACGTTGTTGATCTGGTTCGGGTAGTCCGAACGGCCGGTCGCCACGACGGCCGCGTACTTGTGCGCGACGTCGGGGTGGACCTCGGGGTTCGGGTTGGCCATGGCGAAGACGAAGGCGTCCGGCGCCATCGAGGCCACCGCCGCCTCCGGCACCGTGCCGCCGGAGACGCCGATGAAGACGTCCGCACCGGCCAGCGCGGCCTCCAGCGAACCGGTGAGGCCCGCCTTGTTGGTGAGCTCCGCGAGCTCCCGCTTCACCGGGGTCAGGTCGTCACGGTCCAGGCTGACGATGCCCTTGCGGTCCGCGACGGCCACGTCGCCGAGCCCGGCCTCCAGCAGGAACTTCGCGATGGCGACCCCGGCCGCCCCGGCGCCGGAGATGACTCCGCGCAGGTCGCCGAGGGTGCGGCCGGTCAGCTTCGCCGCGTTGCGGAGTGCGGCGAGGGTGACCACGGCCGTGCCGTGCTGGTCGTCGTGGAAGACCGGGATGTCGAGGCGCTCCTGGAGCTTGCGCTCGATCTCGAAGCACCGCGGGGCCGAGATGTCCTCGAGGTTCACCCCGCCGAACGAGGGAGCGAGGCGGACGACGGTCTCCACGATCTCGTCGGCGTCGGTGGTGGCGAGCGCGATCGGCACCGCGTCCACGCCACCGAACTGCTTGAAGAGGATGGCCTTCCCCTCCATGACCGGAAGCGATGCCTCCGGGCCGATGTCGCCCAGTCCGAGAACCGCCGTTCCGTCGGTCACGACCGCGACGACCTGGGACTTCCAGGTGTAGTCGTGGACCAGCTCCGGCTGCTCGGCGATCGCGGTGCACACCTTGGCGACGCCGGGCGTGTACGCGAGGGACAGGTCGTCCTTGTCGCGCAGCGGCACCGTGGCCGAAATGGCCATCTTGCCGCCGCGGTGGAGCGCGAACGCCGGATCGAAGGGCTCCTCCGAAGCCCCGTCCGTACCGCTCTCGCTGCGAGGATTGACGATCTCCGCTGCCATTGGGTTGACCCCTTAAGTCTTCTTCGTCTGAGGGTGGCCCCTCCTGGTTAAGGAGGGGTAGGCGGAACCCGCGGCCGCCGTGTCTGGCAGCCGCGCGGGCGCGCCGCACAACGCGCCCTGAGCCCCGGATGAGGGGTGTAAGGATCCTTCTTACCGGACGAACAGCACCGCCGACGAGTCCATTCTGGCGCGGTGATGCGACTCATATGGACGCAGGGGCGCCCACTTGATATGCCGCACACCACTTGATTTCCGGACAAGTCCGACTACGCACCGGATCAGGTCGTTCGTGTCGTCCGTATGGCGAGACCTGCCGGAGATTTTCCGGCGGGAAAGAGGTATCCCTGAAGAAGGTCCGGCCCCGAAGGACCGGCCTGTCGGGATTCGGGGGTCACCCGTTACCCGATTTTGACATGAAGGGCAGCCTGTTTCTGGCAGTCCGAATGGCAAGATGCCGTAATCACACGAGGTCGCGACACTCGAAGGTGCGTGCGCGACCTATGGCAACTCCCTCACACGCCGGAGGATCCCGACCATGACCGCACGCTCCACGCGCCGCACGACCATCGCCAAGACCCGTACCTCCCGTCTTGCCGCGGTCGCCGCCATCGCGGTCGCCGGCTCCATGCTGCTGACCGCCTGTGGTGACCAGACCGACAGCGGGTCCACGCCCGAGGGCGGCACCAAGTCCGACGCGGCCTCCAACGCCCCGCTCTTCTCGAAACTGCCCGCGGACATCCAGAAGGCCGGCGTCATCAAGGTCGGTACGGACGCCACGTACGCCCCGATGGAGTTCACCGAGGGCGGCAAGATCGTCGGCGTCGACCCCGACATCGCCGAGGCACTCAGCAAGCAGCTCGGTGTGAAGCTCGAGTTCACCTCGGGCACCTTCGACGGCCTGATCACCTCGATCTACACCGGCCGCCAGGACCTGGTCATGTCCTCGATGACGGACAACAAGAAGCGTCAGGAGGGCCTGGACGACGACGGGAAGAAGATCGGCAAGGGCATCGACTTCGTCGACTACTTCAGCTCCGGCGTCTCCCTGCTGGTCAAGAAGGGCAACCCGCAGGGCATCAACTCGCTCGACGACCTGTGCGGCAAGACCGTCGCCGTCCAGCGGGGCACCATCTACGAGGACACCTTCAAGGCCCAGGCCACGAAGTGCGGCGACAAGAAGCTGACCATCCAGGCGTTCGACACCGACGCCGAGGCGCAGACTCGCGTCAAGGCCGGCGGTGCCGTGGCGGACCTGAACGACTACCCGGTGGCCGCGTACATCGCGAAGACCTCGGGTGGCGGTAACGACTTCGAGGTCGTCGGCAGCCAGAGCGACGTCGGCCTCTTCGGTATCGGGGTCGCCAAGGAGAACACCCAGCTGCGCGACGCCGTCAAGGAAGCGCTGGACGCGATCATCAAGGACGGCACCTACACCGAGGCCCTGAAGAAGTGGAACGTCGAGGGAAGTGCCGTCCAGTCGGCAACGATCAACGCCGGCAACTGACCTCCTCGCTCCACTGAAGGGCAGTCGTCATGACTGACAAGATCTCCAAGGACCCGGCCGACGCTCCGGGCTCCGCGCCCTCGGGCACCCCGTACGAGGCGATCAAGGCCATTCCGGTACGGCACTACGGCCGCTGGGTGAGCGCCGTCGTGGTCATCGTGCTCCTCGGCTGGCTGCTGTACGCCTTCTCCCAGGGCAACATCATCTGGGACACCGTGTGGGACAAGCTGTTCGCTCCGTCGGTCCTGAGCGGCCTGTGGAGCACGGTGGTCATCAGCGTCGCTTCGATGGCCCTCGGTCTGGTCCTCGGAATCCTCTTCGCCGTCATGCGGCTCTCGAAGAATCCCGTCACCGGCGCCGTGGCCTGGCTCTACATCTGGTTCTTCCGCGGCACGCCCGTGTACGTGCAGCTGCTGGTGTGGTTCAACCTGTCGCTGATCTTCCAGTACATCAACCTCGGGCCGATCTACAAGAACGAGACCGTCGACGTCATGACGCCGTTCATGGTCGCCCTCCTCGGCCTCGGCCTCAACGAGGGCGCCTACATGGCGGAGATCGTCCGCGCCGGCATCCAGTCGGTCGACGAGGGACAGACGGAGGCCGCGCACGCCCTCGGCATGTCCCAGACCAAGACCATGCGCCGGATCGTCCTGCCGCAGGCCATGCGCGTCATCGTGCCCCCGACGGGCAATGAGTTCATCAACATGCTCAAGACCTCGTCCTTGGTCTCGGCAGTGCAGTACACCGAACTCCTTCGCGCCTCGTCGAACATCGGCAGCACGGCGGGCGCGGTCATGGAGATGCTGTTCGTCGCGTCCATCTGGTACCTGGCTCTGACCAGCGTCTTCAGCGTGGGCCAGTACTACCTGGAGCGCCGCTTCGCCCGCGGCTCCATTCGCACCCTGCCGCCCACGCCCTGGCAGCGGATCCGGTCAAACCTGACCATGTTCAAGCGTTCGGAGGTGTCGGGATGACCGGCGAGCCCATGGTCAAGGCGGAAGGCGTCCACAAGTCCTACGGGCCGGCGCACATCCTCCGCGGCATCGATCTGGAGGTCCAGAACGGTGAGGTGTTCTGCCTGGTCGGCCCGTCGGGCTCAGGCAAGTCGACCTTCCTGCGCTGCATCAACCACCTCGAGCGCATCGACGGCGGCCGCCTCTCGGTGGACGGCAACCTCGTCGGCTACCGCCAGAAGGGCGACAAGCTGTACGAGCTGAAGGACGGCGAGGTCGCGGCCCAGCGCCGGGACATCGGCATGGTCTTCCAGCGCTTCAACCTGTTCCCGCACATGACGGCTCTGGGCAACGTCATGGAGGCGCCGATCCAGGTCAAGGGCGACACTCGGGCGGTGGCGCGCGAGCGCGCCGAGCGCCTGCTCGACCGTGTCGGCCTGGGCGACAAGATGGGCAACTACCCCTCCCAGCTCTCCGGCGGCCAGCAGCAGCGCGTCGCCATCGCCCGTGCCCTGGCGATGGAGCCGAAGCTGATGCTGTTCGACGAGCCGACCTCGGCCCTCGACCCGGAGCTCGTGGGTGACGTCCTGGACGTCATGCGGGACCTCGCCGAGTCGGGCATGACCATGATCGTCGTCACCCACGAGATGGGCTTCGCCCGCGAGGTGGGCGACTCGCTGGTGTTCATGGACGGCGGTGTCGTGGTCGAGTCCGGGCACCCCCGGGAGGTCCTGGGGAACCCGCAGCACGACCGGACGAAGGCGTTCCTGTCCAAGGTGCTGTGACTTCTGCCGAAAACCCCCGGCACCTGTCAGGTGCCCGCCGCTCATGCGGCGGGCACCTGCCTGCTTTCCGGCTCACCTCCGGGAACGGGC encodes:
- a CDS encoding zinc-binding dehydrogenase translates to MFAAYAARIDRDRPLDGLELGERPEPEVRPGWTTVTVKAASLNHHDLWSLRGVGLPEEKLPMILGCDAAGIDEHGNEVVLHSVIGQTGHGVGPDEPRSILTERYQGTFAERVTVPSWNVLPKPRELSFEEAACLPTAWLTAYRMLFTNAGVRPGDSVLVQGAGGGVATAAIALGKAAGLRVFATSRDEAKRKRAIELGALDAYEPGARLPRRVDAVIETVGAATWSHSVKSLRPGGTLVISGATSGDRPSHAELTRIFFLELKVVGSTMGSKDELEDLLAFCATTGVRPVIDETLPLDRAREGFEKLASGDLFGKIVLTPS
- a CDS encoding NAD(P)-dependent malic enzyme produces the protein MAAEIVNPRSESGTDGASEEPFDPAFALHRGGKMAISATVPLRDKDDLSLAYTPGVAKVCTAIAEQPELVHDYTWKSQVVAVVTDGTAVLGLGDIGPEASLPVMEGKAILFKQFGGVDAVPIALATTDADEIVETVVRLAPSFGGVNLEDISAPRCFEIERKLQERLDIPVFHDDQHGTAVVTLAALRNAAKLTGRTLGDLRGVISGAGAAGVAIAKFLLEAGLGDVAVADRKGIVSLDRDDLTPVKRELAELTNKAGLTGSLEAALAGADVFIGVSGGTVPEAAVASMAPDAFVFAMANPNPEVHPDVAHKYAAVVATGRSDYPNQINNVLAFPGIFAGALQVRASRITEGMKIAAANALADVVGDQLAADYVIPSPFDERVAPAVTVAVAAAARAEGVARR
- a CDS encoding ABC transporter substrate-binding protein, which gives rise to MTARSTRRTTIAKTRTSRLAAVAAIAVAGSMLLTACGDQTDSGSTPEGGTKSDAASNAPLFSKLPADIQKAGVIKVGTDATYAPMEFTEGGKIVGVDPDIAEALSKQLGVKLEFTSGTFDGLITSIYTGRQDLVMSSMTDNKKRQEGLDDDGKKIGKGIDFVDYFSSGVSLLVKKGNPQGINSLDDLCGKTVAVQRGTIYEDTFKAQATKCGDKKLTIQAFDTDAEAQTRVKAGGAVADLNDYPVAAYIAKTSGGGNDFEVVGSQSDVGLFGIGVAKENTQLRDAVKEALDAIIKDGTYTEALKKWNVEGSAVQSATINAGN
- a CDS encoding amino acid ABC transporter permease, coding for MTDKISKDPADAPGSAPSGTPYEAIKAIPVRHYGRWVSAVVVIVLLGWLLYAFSQGNIIWDTVWDKLFAPSVLSGLWSTVVISVASMALGLVLGILFAVMRLSKNPVTGAVAWLYIWFFRGTPVYVQLLVWFNLSLIFQYINLGPIYKNETVDVMTPFMVALLGLGLNEGAYMAEIVRAGIQSVDEGQTEAAHALGMSQTKTMRRIVLPQAMRVIVPPTGNEFINMLKTSSLVSAVQYTELLRASSNIGSTAGAVMEMLFVASIWYLALTSVFSVGQYYLERRFARGSIRTLPPTPWQRIRSNLTMFKRSEVSG
- a CDS encoding amino acid ABC transporter ATP-binding protein produces the protein MTGEPMVKAEGVHKSYGPAHILRGIDLEVQNGEVFCLVGPSGSGKSTFLRCINHLERIDGGRLSVDGNLVGYRQKGDKLYELKDGEVAAQRRDIGMVFQRFNLFPHMTALGNVMEAPIQVKGDTRAVARERAERLLDRVGLGDKMGNYPSQLSGGQQQRVAIARALAMEPKLMLFDEPTSALDPELVGDVLDVMRDLAESGMTMIVVTHEMGFAREVGDSLVFMDGGVVVESGHPREVLGNPQHDRTKAFLSKVL